Proteins encoded together in one Candidatus Polarisedimenticolia bacterium window:
- a CDS encoding NUDIX hydrolase: EERITVEMGDREWSLLKRTQTRGRAHDVTLYVRRGDDLAVIAKHSYPPGVFRAPSGGVMPEESMEDGIAREVNEELGITIRLQRYLLREKVDFRHHDDSVLWTTHVFTAEPLTTDLAPTDHKEIREARWVALSELSGPIAKALDSSHSAGLRYRAYLHRRVMETLARLEQR, translated from the coding sequence TGAGGAGCGCATTACCGTGGAGATGGGCGACCGGGAGTGGTCCCTCCTGAAGAGGACCCAGACGCGTGGGCGGGCGCACGACGTCACGCTCTACGTCCGGCGGGGCGACGATCTGGCGGTCATCGCCAAGCATAGCTATCCCCCGGGGGTCTTCCGCGCGCCGAGCGGCGGGGTCATGCCGGAGGAGTCGATGGAGGATGGGATTGCCCGCGAGGTGAACGAGGAGCTGGGCATCACCATCCGCCTGCAGCGCTATCTGCTGCGCGAAAAGGTGGACTTTCGGCATCACGACGACTCGGTCCTCTGGACGACGCACGTCTTCACCGCCGAGCCGCTCACCACCGACCTGGCGCCCACCGACCACAAAGAGATCCGCGAAGCCCGCTGGGTTGCGCTGAGCGAGCTCTCCGGCCCGATCGCGAAAGCCCTGGACTCGTCGCACTCGGCGGGGCTGCGCTATCGCGCCTACCTGCACCGCCGGGTCATGGAAACCCTGGCGCGCCTCGAACAACGCTGA